The Bradysia coprophila strain Holo2 unplaced genomic scaffold, BU_Bcop_v1 contig_151, whole genome shotgun sequence genome contains a region encoding:
- the LOC119074994 gene encoding uncharacterized protein LOC119074994, with translation MSETPSYEIFDWINKAYLQKVLESHESVAVNIINHDVKHATAKGDGNLSAMFRASIKYSTGVDRNEKNISIIIKARLDDAALNEITEEYNLYERESQAYKCIIKDSMELLREIGDDTVFAPRLIYIDDNAIIQEDLSAKGYAMKNCKKRLNSRECKMVLEKVAKYHACTAVLYQRNPEKFQYHKQSNITENFNPLHLFYQNMVANCIKYAKTVPKLQCYIEKLETFHTQVIEKMVDVFKRDDRSFNVLNHGDLWINNLMFHSDNNGEADEVLLIDYQEGFFGSPGIDLNWFTYTSCNQEVLTNDVQTLYQYYYTVLAETLKKLKYPKDIPSLADIQNEIQKKGNHGLTTLICYTAIFFNERKELQDAVNFISDSEECEQIRTIIFDNPDYAQSLVDNLPKFVESGHFYVLSRTCGFVAEVHRFPQQRPIVWYNRSIALSAASNKTGITIDTSGFCLKFEVTVKLHLKPSDSIVRFKIVAKMSVMEPQLIPEWLNLNFLEKSIRKHSKNNFVSIQNFTIVPATAKGENFASVMFRINVKYHLGDEIERTVTFLVKAAFEDNFMMHILNELNAFDKELEMYQSVLPKLRILLDDAGHRGELFAGTMYVSFSKKAIVFEDLVQKGYRMPSSVAGLDIVHSKIVLKKLAKFHATCAVLEERELGVFKNFRYGMLNRNTTTFDYLYLSLLDTLIEVVSKWTDYGHYAEKLTNLRLSLAERGKQSFDAKPHQFNTLIHGDLWVNNTMFTYNAKNEPEKMMLVDFQFCCWASPAVDLHYFLNTSLTDELRLNNQDELVQFYHSELYRMLTSLRYKKHIPTLHEFRVQFNENSFYAFISGLLIHPIHINENCEDADLVALFGTGEKPARYRHTVFNNPKVHSNIRQLLPIFDKKGLLN, from the exons atgtccGAGACACCTTCCTACGAAATATTTGATTGGATCAATAAAGCGTACCTGCAAAAAGTGTTAGAGAGCCACGAATCCGTCGCAGTGAATATAATCAACCATGACGTCAAACATGCCACTGCGAAGGGCGATGGCAATTTGAGTGCAATGTTTCGAGCGTCGATTAAATATTCGACTGGAGTCGATCGCAATGAGAAGAACATTTCGATTATCATAAAAGCGCGTCTTGACGATGCAGCGTTGAACGAAATTACGGAGGAGTACAATTTATACGAAAGAGAGTCGCAAGCTTACAAGTGCATAATCAAGGACAGCATGGAGCTTCTGAGGGAAATCGGTGATGATACTGTATTTGCTCCGAGATTGATCTACATTGACGACAATGCCATAATTCAAGAGGATTTGTCGGCTAAAGGGTATGCAATGAAGAACTGCAAGAAACGGTTAAATTCAAGGGAATGTAAAATGGTCCTTGAAAAAGTAGCCAAATACCATGCATGCACGGCGGTACTGTATCAACGGAATCCGGAGAAGTTCCAGTATCACAAACAAAGTAACATAACGGAGAACTTCAATCCGttgcatttattttatcaGAACATGGTGGCCAACTGCATTAAATACGCGAAAACGGTGCCGAAGCTTCAATGCTACATTGAAAAGTTGGAAACCTTCCACACGCAAGTGATAGAGAAAATGGTCGATGTGTTCAAAAGAGACGATCGAAGTTTCAACGTCCTAAACCATGGAGACTTGTGGATCAATAATTTGATGTTTCATTCGGATAATAATGGGGAGGCAGATGAAGTGTTGCTT ATTGACTACCAAGAAGGATTTTTCGGATCACCTGGTATCGACCTGAACTGGTTCACATACACGTCTTGCAACCAGGAAGTCTTAACAAATGATGTTCAAACTCTCTATCAGTACTACTACACCGTTTTGGCTGAAACTTTAAAGAAACTGAAATATCCGAAAGACATTCCAAGTTTGGCTgatattcaaaacgaaatcCAAAAGAAGGGAAACCACG GATTAACCACTTTGATTTGTTACACGGCAATATTCTTCAACGAGCGCAAAGAGTTACAGGATGCCGTCAATTTCATATCCGATTCGGAGGAGTGCGAACAAATCCGAACAATAATTTTCGACAATCCAGATTATGCACAAAGTTTGGTCgataatttaccgaaatttgtTGAAAGTGGGCATTTTTA TGTGCTGAGTAGAACATGCG GTTTCGTTGCAGAAGTCCATCGTTTCCCACAGCAACGACCGATCGTTTGGTACAACCGTAGCATAGCATTGAGCGCAGCGTCGAATAAAACTGGCATCACGATCGATACGAGCGGCTTCTGCCTCAAGTTCG AAGTTACAGTTAAGCTGCATCTAAAACCTTCAGACAGTATTGTGAGATTTAAAATAGTAGCGAAAATGTCTGTAATGGAACCGCAACTAATTCCGGAGTGgctaaatttaaactttttggaaaaatcaaTCCGAAAGCACagcaaaaacaatttcgtttcgattcaaaattttaccattGTACCGGCAACGGCAAAAGGTGAAAATTTTGCTAGCGTAATGTTTCGCATTAACGTTAAATATCACCTTGGTGACGAG ATAGAACGGACAGTAACTTTCTTAGTTAAGGCTGCCTTCGAAGATAACTTTATGATGCATATTCTCAATGAGCTTAACGCGTTCGACAAAGAACTTGAAATGTATCAAAGCGTTTTACCAAAATTGAGGATACTTCTCGATGATGCCGGCCATCGAGGTGAATTGTTCGCTGGCACAATGTACGTAAGCTTTTCAAAGAAAGCTATTGTGTTTGAAGATTTAGTACAGAAGGGATATCGAATGCCGAGCAGCGTAGCAGGGCTGGACATTGTgcattcgaaaattgttttaaaaaagtTGGCTAAATTCCATG cAACATGTGCTGTGCTAGAAGAGCGAGAGCTTGgtgtttttaagaattttcgttACG GTATGCTGAATCGTAACACCACAACATTCGACTACCTCTACCTTAGTTTGCTTGATACGCTCATTGAAGTGGTTTCAAAATGGACTGACTACGGTCATTATGctgaaaaattaacgaatCTTCGGTTGAGTTTGGCCGAAAGAGGTAAACAGTCATTCGATGCAAAACCGCATCAATTTAATACGTTGATTCACGGCGACTTATGGGTTAACAACACAATGTTCACGTACAATGCAAAAAATGAACCGGAGAAAATGATGCTAGTCGATTTCCAATTTTGTTGTTGGGCCTCGCCAGCAGTTGATTTGCATTATTTTCTCAATACGTCGCTGACGGACGAATTGCGCTTGAACAACCAAGACGAGTTAGTGCAATTTTATCACTCTGAGTTGTACCGAATGCTAACGAGTCTACGGTACAAAAAGCATATTCCAACACTGCACGAATTTCGCGTACAATTCAACGAGAATAGCTTCTATG CTTTTATTTCGGGTCTACTTATTCATCCCATTCACATCAATGAGAATTGTGAAGACGCAGATCTTGTAGCTTTATTCGGTACCGGTGAGAAACCAGCTCGGTATCGTCACACGGTTTTCAACAATCCCAAAGTGCACAGCAATATTAGGCAATTGCTaccaatttttgataaaaaaggTTTGTTGAATTAA